From Stigmatopora argus isolate UIUO_Sarg chromosome 14, RoL_Sarg_1.0, whole genome shotgun sequence, the proteins below share one genomic window:
- the hrob gene encoding uncharacterized protein hrob, translating to MNCQLNGLFSIGEDFDDEDLLGSDWPVARPTTIPPRPLGAACATSSNSGNNTAQSSASQRSTPSLERAPSALRKLSNTRPRPLLLEPKEPHFNEPKRPTSTFPPSMLTALHVNPRDATFNQPHASGDSPHLALKTFTPTLRKPLTVAQAVGRQPPSSALPECHSRAQPSAIVSTLPPIAAPVVPKISSTDYFKSNTERSPQPLPTSKCDIIQPHLGVSQNPTTDANALDDFDDWDLDLADLEDCERLAGLIPPVKTLRPTNSRETEIARTPTTPRLAPMRPITTSSPAPNSLPKTFAKPQQAWRINTPARPPGGLFETISPGASSSPSSALSHHPISTPLLTNHLVQLVSASNKASRKRPRSQPRLHMTRRFPGPAGLLPQQPQSENLDEVVVSLPDKPAHDLAESSPKQVSSSQCEEEEFTNGPWAAMKAEMGLDERNPACFLRSYSVIMVLRKAAFKQLNKNKVPNMAVMLKSINHTHTDAKAVFKDPTGEIQGTFHRRLLEERLGELKVGAVLLLKQVGVFSPSHRNHYLNVTPKNILRVYSPDGAYHTSGQLTPLILEPTSPLPANKPTSCMQLVFEDDDVNDDDYGKKVNDGNVQNSDWDEDDLDELLAALPEDAGFAGI from the exons ATG AATTGTCAACTAAATGGGCTTTTCAGCATTGGCGAAGATTTTGATGATGAG GACCTACTTGGGAGTGACTGGCCGGTCGCACGCCCAACTACCATACCGCCGCGCCCCCTTGGCGCTGCTTGTGCCACTTCTAGCAATTCTGGGAACAATACCGCCCAGAGTTCAGCTTCCCAGCGCTCCACTCCATCCTTGGAAAGAGCGCCATCCGCTCTGCGGAAGCTTTCTAATACTCGACCTCGCCCCCTTCTGCTCGAACCCAAAGAGCCCCACTTTAATGAGCCGAAAAGACCCACTTCCACTTTTCCACCCTCTATGCTGACTGCTTTGCATGTCAACCCCAGAGATGCCACTTTCAACCAACCGCATGCAAGTGGAGATTCACCGCATCttgctttaaaaacatttactcCAACTTTGAGGAAACCGTTGACGGTTGCTCAGGCCGTGGGACGCCAACCACCTTCCTCAGCCCTCCCCGAGTGTCACTCACGGGCGCAGCCCTCCGCCATTGTGTCAACGCTGCCGCCGATTGCCGCACCCGTGGTCCCTAAAATCTCCAGCACTGATTATTTCAAGTCTAACACAGAGAGATCACCCCAACCCCTTCCAACATCCAAGTGTGACATCATCCAGCCTCACTTGGGGGTGTCACAGAATCCAACCACGGATGCCAACGCCCTTGACGATTTTGACGACTGGGACTTGGACCTTGCAGATTTGGAGGACTGCGAACGTCTGGCAGGACTCATTCCTCCGGTCAAAACACTGCGCCCCACCAACAGTCGAGAGACTGAAATAGCACGGACCCCGACGACCCCACGGTTGGCCCCGATGCGTCCTATCACGACCTCATCGCCGGCTCCCAACTCTCTTCCCAAGACTTTTGCTAAGCCTCAGCAGGCGTGGAGAATCAACACACCAGCCCGCCCACCCGGGGGCCTCTTTGAGACCATTTCGCCCGGGGCCTCGTCCTCCCCCTCATCAGCTTTGAGCCACCATCCCATCAGCACGCCACTGCTGACCAATCACCTGGTTCAGCTAGTGTCTGCGTCCAATAAGGCTTCCCGCAAGAGACCTCGCTCTCAACCTCGGCTGCATATGACGCGCCGCTTTCCGGGCCCGGCCGGGCTCCTCCCACAGCAG ccacAAAGTGAGAATTTAGATGAAGTTGTGGTGTCTCTTCCGGATAAACCTGCTCATGATTTGGCGGAATCCTCCCCAAAGCAG GTTTCCAGCTCCCAGTGCGAGGAAGAGGAGTTCACCAACGGCCCCTGGGCAGCAATGAAGGCTGAGATGGGACTTGACGAGCGGAACCCAGCGTGCTTTCTGCGCTCCTACAGCGTGATCATGGTTCTGCGCAAG GCGGCTTTCAAGCAactgaacaaaaacaaagtgcCAAACATGGCTGTCATGCTCAAAAGTATCAACCACACGCACACTGATGCAAAGGCCGTGTTCAAGGATCCTACAG GTGAGATTCAGGGGACGTTCCATCGGCGCCTACTAGAGGAGCGATTGGGGGAACTGAAGGTCGGCGCTGTGCTGCTGCTCAAACAG GTGGGCGTTTTCTCCCCGTCCCACCGCAACCACTACCTCAATGTGACGCCCAAAAACATCCTGAGGGTCTATTCGCCAGACGGAGCCTACCACACATCGGGGCAGCTCACCCCGTTGATCCTG GAGCCAACTTCACCACTGCCCGCCAACAAACCCACCTCCTGCATGCAGCTGGTGTTTGAGGATGATGATGTCAATGATGATGATTACGGGAAAAAAGTCAATGATGGAAACGTGCAAAATTCAGACTGGGATGAAG ATGACCTGGATGAGCTCCTGGCGGCACTCCCCGAGGACGCAGGCTTTGCCGGAATCTAA